One genomic region from Knoellia sp. p5-6-4 encodes:
- a CDS encoding bifunctional metallophosphatase/5'-nucleotidase — protein sequence MTSARSRRLTGVLAVAALSATGLALASPSVSAVQNGPTMDIQLLSFNDFHGNLEPPSGSSGRLVTGHALDDDDVDRDGVTNEPIDVTTNVGGVEFLATHLKELRAGRPYTATVAAGDIVGASPLLSAAFHDEPTIEAMNALGLDVTSVGNHEFDEGYKELQRLDAGGCLDDGDGAANQDSCPGGKSFAGANFPFLAANVTYAGTDETILPPYYVKSFKGAKIGFIGMTLEATPDIVTQAGVEGLEFKDEVETANALVPILKEQGVNAIVVLVHEGGFPTSKQSWTDRNGKTWSVNAEYDYTCDNGGSVSGPIVDISKNLSPAIDMVISGHTHSPYVCNIPDPAGQQRMVTSASSFGRLVTETTLTYDRRTQDIVRSSVEGSNVMVTRDRARDAAQTEIITRYKTLVAPIANRVIGNVATDVTRTANAAGESQLGDLIADAQLADPSVVTGGQEPVIAFMNPGGIRADLGAGEVTYEEAFTVQPFNNYLVSMDLTGAQIKQLLKEQVTGANAASNKILQVSQGFSYTWSADGTISNVMLDGAAVADGTTYRIVTNNFLSDGGDGFPTFRGGQDKYFGGLDIDAFANYLEANSPYTPGALTRITKQ from the coding sequence ATGACCTCAGCTCGAAGCCGGCGCCTCACGGGGGTGCTCGCCGTGGCCGCATTGTCGGCCACTGGTCTCGCATTGGCGTCGCCGTCCGTCTCGGCCGTGCAGAACGGCCCCACGATGGACATCCAGCTCCTGTCGTTCAACGACTTCCACGGCAACCTCGAGCCCCCGTCGGGCTCGAGCGGTCGCCTCGTCACGGGCCATGCCCTCGACGACGACGACGTCGACCGGGACGGTGTCACCAACGAGCCGATCGACGTCACCACGAACGTCGGTGGTGTGGAGTTCCTCGCCACGCACCTCAAGGAGCTCCGCGCCGGCCGTCCCTACACCGCCACCGTGGCCGCCGGGGACATCGTGGGCGCGAGCCCGCTGCTGTCCGCCGCGTTCCACGACGAGCCGACCATCGAGGCCATGAACGCCCTCGGCCTGGACGTCACCTCGGTGGGCAACCACGAGTTCGACGAGGGCTACAAGGAGCTGCAGCGCCTCGACGCCGGCGGGTGCCTCGACGACGGCGACGGCGCCGCCAACCAGGACTCGTGCCCGGGCGGCAAGAGCTTCGCCGGCGCGAACTTCCCGTTCCTCGCGGCCAACGTCACCTACGCCGGCACCGACGAGACGATTCTCCCGCCCTACTACGTGAAGAGCTTCAAGGGCGCCAAGATCGGCTTCATCGGCATGACGCTCGAGGCCACCCCCGACATCGTGACCCAGGCCGGAGTCGAGGGCCTGGAGTTCAAGGACGAGGTCGAGACGGCCAACGCGCTGGTGCCGATCCTCAAGGAGCAGGGCGTCAACGCCATCGTCGTGCTGGTCCACGAGGGCGGGTTCCCCACCAGCAAGCAGAGCTGGACCGACCGCAACGGCAAGACCTGGTCGGTCAACGCCGAGTACGACTACACCTGCGACAACGGCGGCTCCGTCAGCGGCCCCATCGTCGACATCTCCAAGAACCTGAGCCCGGCCATCGACATGGTCATCTCGGGCCACACGCACAGCCCGTACGTGTGCAACATCCCCGACCCGGCCGGCCAGCAGCGCATGGTGACCTCGGCGTCCTCCTTCGGCCGCCTCGTCACCGAGACCACGCTGACCTACGACCGGCGCACCCAGGACATCGTGCGCAGCTCGGTCGAGGGCTCGAACGTGATGGTGACCCGCGACAGGGCGCGCGACGCCGCGCAGACCGAGATCATCACCCGCTACAAGACGCTGGTGGCCCCGATCGCGAACCGGGTGATCGGCAACGTGGCCACCGACGTGACCCGCACCGCGAACGCGGCGGGTGAGTCGCAGCTCGGGGACCTCATCGCCGACGCCCAGCTGGCCGACCCCTCGGTCGTCACGGGCGGGCAGGAGCCGGTGATCGCCTTCATGAACCCCGGCGGCATCCGCGCCGACCTCGGCGCGGGCGAGGTCACCTACGAGGAGGCGTTCACGGTCCAGCCGTTCAACAACTACCTCGTCTCGATGGACCTCACGGGGGCGCAGATCAAGCAGCTGCTCAAGGAGCAGGTGACTGGCGCCAACGCGGCCTCCAACAAGATCCTGCAGGTCTCGCAGGGTTTCTCCTACACGTGGTCGGCCGACGGCACCATCAGCAACGTGATGCTGGACGGGGCCGCGGTGGCGGACGGCACGACCTACCGGATCGTGACGAACAACTTCCTCTCCGACGGCGGCGACGGGTTCCCGACCTTCAGGGGCGGCCAGGACAAGTACTTCGGTGGACTCGACATCGACGCCTTCGCGAACTACCTCGAGGCCAACAGCCCGTACACCCCCGGCGCGCTGACCCGTATCACCAAGCAGTAG
- a CDS encoding response regulator transcription factor, which yields MAHLLLLTNALAPSAEVLPALGLLAHQVRILPAEPTALVDAPPADAVLVDARRELAVAKSLCRVLRATGMSVPLMAVLTEGGLAALSAEWGVDDVLLDSAGPAEVEARLRLALGRLQDGEDTGEVTITSGDLSIDEATYSARVRGRLLDLTYKEFELLKYLAQHPGRVFTRAQLLQEVWGYDYYGGTRTVDVHVRRLRAKLGPEHEVLIGTVRNVGYRFVPGALEQDTDELAQA from the coding sequence ATGGCCCACCTGCTGCTGCTGACCAACGCCCTGGCGCCCAGCGCCGAGGTGCTGCCAGCGTTGGGCCTGCTGGCCCACCAGGTGCGCATCCTCCCGGCCGAGCCCACCGCGCTCGTCGACGCCCCGCCTGCAGACGCGGTGCTGGTCGACGCCAGGCGGGAGCTGGCGGTGGCCAAGTCGCTGTGCCGGGTGCTGCGCGCGACCGGCATGTCCGTCCCCCTGATGGCCGTCCTCACCGAGGGCGGCCTCGCTGCTCTCTCGGCCGAGTGGGGCGTCGACGACGTGCTGCTCGACTCGGCAGGGCCCGCCGAGGTCGAGGCCCGGCTCCGGCTCGCGCTCGGCCGCCTGCAGGACGGCGAGGACACCGGCGAGGTGACCATCACCTCCGGTGACCTCAGCATCGACGAGGCCACCTACTCGGCCCGGGTCCGCGGCCGCCTGCTCGACCTCACCTACAAGGAGTTCGAGCTGCTGAAGTACCTCGCGCAGCACCCCGGCCGGGTCTTCACCCGCGCCCAGCTGCTGCAGGAGGTGTGGGGCTACGACTACTACGGCGGCACGCGCACCGTCGACGTCCACGTGCGGCGCCTGCGGGCCAAGCTCGGCCCCGAGCACGAGGTGCTCATCGGCACCGTGCGCAACGTCGGCTACCGGTTCGTGCCCGGCGCGCTCGAGCAGGACACCGACGAGCTCGCGCAGGCCTGA
- a CDS encoding MoaD/ThiS family protein, whose protein sequence is MPPQAAAATVTVRYWAGARAAAGVDSDTVTGCATVGDAVAAVTRLRPALEQVTAVSSLLLEGVPAGRDAVLPAGAVVEVLPPFAGG, encoded by the coding sequence ATGCCGCCTCAGGCCGCAGCCGCCACCGTCACCGTCCGCTACTGGGCGGGCGCCCGCGCCGCCGCCGGCGTCGACAGCGACACCGTCACCGGCTGCGCCACCGTCGGCGACGCCGTGGCCGCGGTGACCCGGCTGCGGCCGGCGCTCGAGCAGGTGACGGCGGTCAGCTCACTGCTGCTCGAGGGCGTGCCGGCCGGCCGCGACGCCGTGCTCCCGGCGGGTGCCGTCGTCGAGGTGCTGCCTCCCTTCGCCGGTGGGTGA
- a CDS encoding DsrE family protein, giving the protein MPTPPQRLVVKVTCGAEALERLNQGLTVAATAAASGVEVSLWLTGEASWVAVPGRAEQLSLPHAAALSDLRDAVLAVGSLSVCGQCAARRDLTDADLVRGAQIRGAAAFVEEVMAPQARALVY; this is encoded by the coding sequence ATGCCGACCCCTCCCCAGCGTCTTGTCGTGAAGGTCACCTGCGGTGCCGAGGCCCTCGAACGTCTCAACCAGGGCCTGACCGTTGCGGCGACGGCCGCCGCGAGCGGGGTGGAGGTGAGCCTCTGGCTGACCGGCGAGGCGTCGTGGGTGGCGGTGCCCGGACGGGCGGAGCAGCTCTCGCTCCCCCACGCCGCTGCCCTGTCCGACCTGCGCGACGCGGTGCTCGCCGTCGGCAGCCTGAGCGTGTGTGGCCAGTGCGCCGCGCGGCGAGACCTCACCGACGCCGACCTGGTGCGCGGCGCGCAGATCCGCGGAGCCGCCGCGTTCGTCGAGGAGGTCATGGCCCCGCAGGCGCGGGCCCTCGTCTACTGA
- a CDS encoding FABP family protein: MGTFTLDTDLPPALAPLAWLIGEWEGAGVVGYPTIESAHFGQEISVTHDGRPFLEWQSRTWLLDEEGNKVRPLARELGFWRPLENNEVELLLTHPTGIVEMYHGTTSPAKIELRTDSVIRSPHAKEYNAAARMYGLVNSNLMWVMDMAAVGQPLQSHVSAELKRVG, from the coding sequence ATGGGGACGTTCACCCTCGACACGGATCTTCCTCCTGCCCTCGCCCCGCTCGCCTGGCTGATCGGCGAGTGGGAGGGCGCGGGTGTCGTCGGCTACCCCACGATCGAGTCTGCCCACTTCGGGCAGGAGATCAGCGTGACCCACGACGGCCGGCCCTTCCTGGAGTGGCAGAGCCGCACCTGGCTCCTCGACGAGGAGGGCAACAAGGTGCGCCCGCTGGCCCGCGAGCTCGGGTTCTGGCGGCCGCTGGAGAACAACGAGGTCGAGCTCCTGCTGACCCACCCGACCGGGATCGTGGAGATGTACCACGGCACCACCTCCCCGGCGAAGATCGAGCTGCGCACCGACAGCGTGATCCGCAGCCCCCACGCCAAGGAGTACAACGCGGCGGCGCGCATGTACGGCCTGGTCAACTCCAACCTGATGTGGGTCATGGACATGGCGGCCGTGGGCCAACCCCTGCAGAGCCACGTCTCCGCCGAGCTGAAGCGCGTCGGCTGA
- a CDS encoding low molecular weight phosphatase family protein, producing the protein MTGGARILTVCTGNICRSPFMERALQAELDRSWGPGVVEVSSAGTGALVGEAMNPPALRVLEAAGYSADGFVARALSPQLVAESDLVLTATRRHRGQVAQLHPRALRCTFTLREFADLVSDLPREAYAAPDAGDHVRALVQAAAARRGMRPPLSDEDADIVDPYRREAVVFDTMSAQVMSAMPQVAAALGAR; encoded by the coding sequence ATGACGGGGGGCGCGCGAATCCTGACGGTCTGCACCGGCAACATCTGCCGGTCGCCGTTCATGGAGCGTGCCCTGCAGGCCGAGCTCGACCGGTCCTGGGGGCCGGGTGTGGTCGAGGTGAGCAGCGCCGGCACCGGGGCGCTGGTGGGTGAGGCCATGAACCCGCCCGCCCTCCGGGTGCTCGAGGCGGCTGGCTACTCCGCCGACGGCTTCGTCGCCCGGGCCCTCAGCCCGCAGCTCGTCGCCGAGTCGGACCTGGTGCTCACCGCGACCCGACGCCACCGCGGACAGGTCGCCCAGCTGCACCCCCGCGCGCTGCGGTGCACCTTCACGCTGCGCGAGTTCGCCGACCTCGTGTCGGACCTGCCCCGCGAGGCGTATGCCGCGCCGGACGCGGGAGACCACGTGCGCGCCCTGGTGCAGGCGGCGGCCGCCCGCCGTGGCATGCGCCCTCCGCTCTCCGACGAAGACGCCGATATCGTCGATCCCTACCGCCGCGAGGCCGTAGTGTTCGACACCATGTCCGCCCAGGTGATGTCCGCGATGCCGCAGGTCGCCGCAGCACTCGGGGCCCGCTGA
- a CDS encoding Fur family transcriptional regulator — protein sequence MVHDIGEKLRAQGRRMTPQRQRVLDAVASLGHATPDDVVAAVAVDGGPRLAPSTVYRALDALESLGAVGHTHLDHRAPTYHLADHADHVHLVCRGCGKVDQCRRETAEAFVGNVLRSTGFVADVTHMAIHGWCSECARQR from the coding sequence GTGGTGCACGACATCGGCGAGAAGCTGCGGGCGCAGGGGCGTCGCATGACCCCCCAGCGCCAGCGCGTGCTCGACGCGGTGGCCTCACTCGGCCACGCCACGCCCGACGACGTGGTGGCCGCGGTCGCGGTCGACGGGGGGCCCAGGCTGGCCCCGTCGACGGTCTACCGGGCGCTCGACGCCCTGGAGTCGCTCGGGGCGGTGGGCCACACCCACCTCGACCACCGTGCCCCCACCTACCACCTCGCCGACCACGCCGACCACGTGCACCTGGTGTGCCGGGGTTGCGGCAAGGTCGACCAGTGCAGGCGAGAGACCGCCGAGGCCTTCGTGGGGAATGTTCTGCGCTCGACGGGCTTTGTGGCTGACGTGACCCACATGGCAATCCACGGATGGTGCAGCGAATGCGCGAGACAGCGGTGA
- a CDS encoding glycine cleavage T C-terminal barrel domain-containing protein, whose product MRETAVTTAPDQTSDAGRSPLLDRAGAVEGEGPDAGVAAHYGDPMREQRLLAEGLAVVDLSHRGVVTVTGPDRLSWLHSITTQMLTGLEPRQSRESLVLSPKGHIEHDLHLVDDGETTWITTEPGTAAPLAAWLDSMRFMLRVEVADATADWAVLGEPSSAESLPGEPVAWRDPWPDLVGDTAAYGPIEGHPGAGRTWREVLVPRAELSAAVGDRPLAGTWASEALRVAAWRPRLGFETDHRTIAHEVDWLRTAVHLHKGCYRGQETIARVHNLGRPPRRVVFLHLDGSGHTLPERGEAVYAGGERAVGHLTSVARHYEDGPIALALVKRSTDPAADLVAGGVSAGQEVIVTP is encoded by the coding sequence ATGCGCGAGACAGCGGTGACCACCGCCCCCGACCAGACCTCGGACGCCGGGCGCTCGCCGTTGCTCGACCGCGCCGGCGCCGTCGAGGGCGAGGGCCCCGACGCTGGCGTGGCAGCCCACTACGGCGACCCGATGCGCGAGCAGCGCCTGCTCGCCGAGGGCCTGGCGGTCGTCGACCTCTCGCACCGCGGCGTCGTCACGGTGACCGGGCCCGACCGGCTGAGCTGGCTGCACTCCATCACCACCCAGATGCTCACCGGGCTGGAGCCGAGGCAGTCCCGCGAGTCGCTCGTGCTCAGCCCCAAGGGCCACATCGAGCACGACCTGCACCTCGTCGACGACGGCGAGACCACCTGGATCACCACCGAGCCCGGCACCGCCGCGCCCTTGGCGGCGTGGCTGGACTCCATGCGCTTCATGCTGCGGGTGGAGGTGGCCGACGCCACCGCCGACTGGGCGGTGCTGGGCGAGCCGTCGAGCGCCGAGTCGCTCCCCGGCGAGCCCGTGGCCTGGCGTGACCCGTGGCCGGACCTCGTCGGTGACACCGCGGCATACGGCCCCATCGAGGGGCACCCGGGCGCCGGCCGCACCTGGCGCGAGGTGCTCGTCCCCCGCGCCGAGCTGTCCGCAGCCGTGGGCGACCGGCCGCTCGCGGGGACGTGGGCCTCCGAGGCGCTGCGCGTGGCCGCCTGGCGCCCCCGGTTGGGCTTCGAGACCGACCACCGCACCATCGCCCACGAGGTCGACTGGCTGCGCACGGCCGTGCACCTGCACAAGGGCTGCTACCGCGGGCAGGAGACCATCGCCCGGGTGCACAACCTCGGCCGGCCGCCGCGCCGCGTGGTGTTCCTGCACCTCGACGGTTCGGGGCACACGCTCCCCGAGCGAGGGGAGGCGGTGTATGCCGGGGGCGAGCGTGCCGTGGGGCACCTGACCTCGGTCGCACGCCACTACGAGGACGGCCCGATCGCCCTCGCCCTGGTCAAGCGCAGCACCGACCCGGCGGCCGACCTGGTGGCCGGGGGAGTGAGCGCCGGCCAGGAGGTCATCGTCACCCCCTAG
- a CDS encoding polysaccharide biosynthesis tyrosine autokinase: MDLHDYLRVVRKRWRTIVAVTLALVAVAALVTLWSPKVYQAHTQLFVSTSAGDDSSQLLQGSSFTQQRVKSYSDVITTPTVLNPVIDELDLQTDADRLGRQISASVPLDTVLIDVMVNDADPQQAARIADAVGKQFSQTVAELERVSDRSASPVKVSVVRPPSTPSTPVSPKPARNVALGVVLGLMLGLGAALLRDLLDTSIRTERDVKDVTEETVIGGVHFDADSSKRPLIVQADPHGPRAEAFRALRTNLQFIDAATHPRSMTFTSSLPGEGKTTTTVNLAISMAAAGSRVCLVEGDLRRPRMLKYMGLENSVGLTNVLIGQADLDDVLQPFGNSHIQVLGAGQIPPNPSELLGSEAMSRTVRELEAKFDYVIIDAPPLLPVTDAAVLSTITGGTVVIVGCDIVHKEQLTRGLEALRAVGGNVLGLVVNRIPTKGADAESYYYREGYAPQLPAQSRKERSKDRRGEHAGV, from the coding sequence GTGGACCTTCACGACTACCTGCGGGTCGTCCGGAAGCGCTGGCGCACCATCGTGGCCGTCACCCTCGCCCTGGTGGCCGTCGCAGCGCTGGTCACCCTGTGGAGCCCGAAGGTCTACCAGGCGCACACCCAGCTCTTCGTCTCGACCTCTGCCGGCGACGACTCGAGCCAGCTCCTCCAGGGCAGCAGCTTCACCCAGCAGCGGGTCAAGTCCTACTCCGACGTCATCACCACGCCGACCGTGCTCAACCCGGTCATCGACGAGCTCGACCTCCAGACCGACGCCGACCGCCTGGGCCGGCAGATCTCGGCCAGCGTCCCGCTCGACACGGTGCTCATCGACGTCATGGTCAACGACGCCGACCCGCAGCAGGCCGCGCGGATCGCCGACGCCGTGGGCAAGCAGTTCTCCCAGACTGTGGCCGAGCTCGAGCGTGTCTCGGACCGGTCGGCCAGCCCCGTGAAGGTCTCGGTGGTCCGGCCGCCGTCGACCCCCTCCACGCCGGTCAGCCCGAAGCCGGCCCGCAACGTCGCCCTCGGCGTGGTGCTCGGCCTGATGCTCGGCCTCGGCGCCGCCCTGCTGCGCGACCTGCTCGACACCTCGATCCGCACCGAGCGCGACGTCAAGGACGTCACCGAGGAGACGGTCATCGGCGGTGTCCACTTCGACGCCGACAGCTCCAAGCGCCCGCTCATCGTGCAGGCCGACCCGCACGGCCCGCGCGCCGAGGCATTCCGCGCCCTGCGCACCAACCTGCAGTTCATCGACGCGGCCACCCACCCCCGCTCGATGACCTTCACGTCCTCCCTGCCCGGCGAGGGCAAGACCACCACCACGGTCAACCTGGCCATCTCGATGGCCGCCGCCGGCTCGCGCGTCTGCCTCGTCGAGGGCGACCTGCGCCGGCCGCGGATGCTGAAGTACATGGGCCTGGAGAACTCGGTCGGCCTCACCAACGTGCTCATCGGCCAGGCCGACCTCGACGACGTGCTCCAGCCGTTCGGCAACTCCCACATCCAGGTGCTGGGCGCCGGGCAGATCCCGCCCAACCCCAGCGAGCTGCTCGGCTCCGAGGCGATGTCACGCACCGTGCGCGAGCTCGAGGCGAAGTTCGACTACGTCATCATCGACGCCCCGCCGCTGCTGCCGGTGACCGACGCCGCCGTGCTGAGCACCATCACCGGCGGCACCGTCGTCATCGTCGGCTGCGACATCGTGCACAAGGAGCAGCTGACCCGCGGGCTCGAGGCCCTGCGGGCCGTGGGAGGCAACGTGCTCGGCCTGGTCGTCAACCGCATCCCCACCAAGGGCGCCGACGCCGAGTCCTACTACTACCGCGAGGGCTACGCGCCCCAGCTCCCGGCGCAGTCGCGCAAGGAGCGCTCGAAGGACCGCCGCGGGGAGCACGCCGGGGTCTGA
- a CDS encoding 3-keto-5-aminohexanoate cleavage protein — translation MPTAAATSTLITVAPTGAELAKQDFPQLPTTLEELVETARSCEAAGAAMIHLHIRDADHRPTLDHGHLKAAVDALREQTSLVIQLSTGGSVHDPLEQRLTVLDAEPDSCSLTCGTTNFGDDVFLNPWGFMSDLYVQAQEREVVPEFELFDLGHVHALRRLIDTHGLPFGGRVHVDFVTNVPGGMPGSPAALMAAVQMLPAEVTSWSATGIGRAHLPVMAAALAAGGHLRVGMEDNVVFARGRQVQHNRELVERAAHLAEVMQRPAMGADDARALLGVKDRRTR, via the coding sequence ATGCCGACCGCTGCTGCCACGAGCACTCTCATCACCGTCGCGCCCACGGGCGCCGAGCTGGCCAAGCAGGACTTCCCCCAGCTGCCGACGACGCTCGAGGAGCTGGTCGAGACGGCCCGGTCGTGCGAGGCGGCCGGCGCGGCCATGATCCACCTGCACATCCGCGACGCCGATCACCGGCCGACCCTCGACCACGGACACCTCAAGGCGGCGGTCGACGCGCTGCGCGAGCAGACCTCGCTGGTGATCCAGCTGTCCACCGGCGGCAGCGTGCACGACCCGCTCGAGCAGCGCCTCACCGTGCTCGACGCCGAGCCCGACTCGTGCAGCCTCACCTGCGGCACCACCAACTTCGGCGACGACGTCTTCCTCAACCCCTGGGGCTTCATGTCCGACCTCTACGTCCAGGCCCAGGAGCGCGAGGTCGTCCCGGAGTTCGAGCTGTTCGACCTCGGGCACGTGCACGCCCTGCGCCGGCTCATCGACACCCACGGGCTGCCGTTCGGGGGCAGGGTGCACGTCGATTTCGTGACCAACGTGCCGGGCGGTATGCCGGGCAGCCCGGCCGCGCTGATGGCGGCGGTGCAGATGCTGCCCGCGGAGGTGACGAGCTGGTCGGCCACCGGGATCGGGCGGGCACACCTGCCCGTCATGGCGGCCGCGCTGGCTGCGGGCGGGCACCTGCGGGTCGGGATGGAGGACAACGTCGTATTCGCGCGGGGCCGGCAGGTGCAGCACAACCGCGAGCTCGTCGAGCGTGCGGCGCACCTGGCCGAGGTGATGCAGCGTCCGGCGATGGGCGCCGACGACGCCCGTGCCCTGCTCGGGGTGAAGGACCGCCGCACCCGGTAG
- a CDS encoding helix-turn-helix transcriptional regulator yields the protein MRQLPLGNHLGDYLREQRQSARLSLRQLADLAGISNPYLSQIERGLKKPSAEILQQLAKGLQVSAESLYVRAGILDERPQAEPPATDTRSVIQADPRLTERQKAALLDIYDSFVGAEAAQGKAAGDTTRRRGSRSGATGKGARSATAKPGTARTTRKAAVTTARKSTTTDSTTKRTTTPNEKE from the coding sequence ATGAGGCAGCTACCCCTGGGTAACCACCTGGGTGACTACCTGCGCGAGCAGAGGCAGTCGGCCCGGCTGTCGCTGCGCCAGCTCGCCGACCTGGCCGGTATCTCCAACCCCTACCTGTCGCAGATCGAGCGCGGGCTCAAGAAGCCGAGCGCAGAGATCCTCCAGCAGCTCGCCAAAGGCCTGCAGGTCTCCGCCGAGTCGCTCTACGTGCGCGCCGGCATCCTCGACGAACGGCCCCAGGCCGAGCCGCCGGCGACCGACACCCGCAGCGTCATCCAGGCCGATCCCCGGCTGACCGAGCGGCAGAAGGCCGCGCTGCTCGACATCTACGACTCGTTCGTCGGTGCCGAGGCGGCGCAGGGGAAGGCCGCGGGCGACACGACCCGCCGGCGCGGCTCGCGCTCCGGCGCGACGGGCAAGGGCGCGAGATCCGCGACCGCCAAGCCGGGCACCGCCAGGACGACCCGCAAGGCCGCGGTCACCACCGCCCGCAAGTCCACCACCACAGACAGCACCACCAAGCGCACCACGACCCCTAACGAAAAGGAATGA
- a CDS encoding asparaginase, with translation MTSQTPLAATQLPTPAALADAPVLAHVVRGGFVESAHRASLAAVDADGSTTLALGGVDDPVFPRSSNKPVQALAMVRSGLRLDPELLALACSSHSGEDFHLEGVRRILAGAGLTDADLQNTPDLPYDAQEQDRWRREGREKSPLAQNCSGKHAAMLATCVVNGWDTATYRDPAHPLQQAMEQALADLSGEPVAAMAVDGCGAPVMAVSVAGLARAFGRLASAEAGTHERTVADAIRSHPAYLGGSRRDVSALVEGTPGLIAKDGAEAVYAVGLADGRGVALKVADGGQRARPVILAAALRRLGVESPALDALEKAPVLGHGEPVGAVVAVGL, from the coding sequence GTGACCTCGCAGACGCCCCTCGCCGCCACGCAGCTCCCCACGCCGGCCGCCCTGGCCGACGCGCCCGTCCTGGCCCACGTGGTGCGCGGCGGGTTCGTCGAGTCGGCCCACCGCGCCAGCCTCGCGGCCGTCGACGCCGACGGTTCGACCACCCTCGCGCTCGGAGGTGTCGACGACCCGGTCTTCCCGCGGTCGTCCAACAAGCCGGTGCAGGCCCTCGCGATGGTGCGCAGCGGGCTGCGGCTCGACCCCGAGCTGCTCGCGCTCGCGTGCTCCAGCCACTCCGGTGAGGACTTCCACCTCGAGGGCGTGCGCCGCATCCTCGCCGGCGCGGGCCTCACCGACGCCGACCTGCAGAACACCCCGGACCTGCCCTACGACGCGCAGGAGCAGGACCGCTGGCGTCGCGAGGGCCGCGAGAAGAGCCCCCTCGCCCAGAACTGCTCCGGCAAGCACGCCGCCATGCTGGCCACCTGTGTCGTCAACGGCTGGGACACCGCCACCTACCGCGACCCGGCGCACCCGCTCCAACAGGCCATGGAGCAGGCCCTGGCCGACCTGAGCGGTGAGCCGGTGGCGGCGATGGCGGTCGACGGCTGTGGCGCCCCCGTCATGGCGGTGAGCGTGGCCGGGCTCGCACGCGCGTTCGGCCGCCTCGCCTCGGCGGAGGCGGGCACCCACGAGCGCACGGTCGCCGACGCGATCCGCAGCCACCCGGCATACCTCGGCGGCAGCCGCCGTGACGTCAGCGCCCTCGTCGAGGGCACCCCCGGCCTCATCGCCAAGGACGGCGCCGAGGCCGTGTATGCCGTGGGGCTGGCCGACGGGCGCGGCGTCGCGCTCAAGGTCGCCGACGGGGGGCAGCGCGCCCGCCCGGTCATCCTCGCCGCCGCCCTGCGCCGGCTGGGTGTCGAGTCACCGGCACTCGACGCGCTCGAGAAGGCCCCGGTGCTCGGGCACGGCGAGCCGGTGGGCGCCGTCGTCGCGGTCGGGCTGTAG
- the dtd gene encoding D-aminoacyl-tRNA deacylase — protein sequence MRAVLQRVTRASVTVDGETVGAIERPGLVALVGVTHDDGPEQVAAMARKISELRILRDERSVLDEGAPVLVVSQFTLYADTKKGRRPSWNGAAPGDVAEPVVDAVVAALRERGVEVATGSFGAMMEVSLVGDGPVTLVVDV from the coding sequence ATGAGGGCAGTGCTCCAGCGGGTCACCCGTGCGTCGGTGACCGTCGACGGCGAGACCGTTGGCGCGATCGAGCGGCCCGGGCTGGTGGCGCTGGTCGGGGTGACCCACGACGACGGGCCCGAGCAGGTCGCAGCCATGGCCCGCAAGATCAGCGAGCTGCGCATCCTGCGCGACGAGCGGTCGGTGCTCGACGAGGGCGCCCCGGTGCTCGTGGTCAGCCAGTTCACCCTCTACGCCGACACGAAGAAGGGGCGACGGCCGTCGTGGAACGGCGCGGCGCCGGGTGACGTCGCCGAACCGGTGGTGGACGCCGTCGTCGCGGCCCTGCGCGAGCGGGGCGTCGAGGTCGCCACCGGGAGCTTCGGGGCGATGATGGAGGTCAGCCTCGTGGGCGACGGGCCGGTCACGCTCGTGGTGGACGTCTGA
- a CDS encoding DUF2516 family protein produces MNFIGSAQSTVALLLGLAALALEVFAFIDALRHRPDAYVAAGKRTKQFWLIVTGVSALVGFVTFFSPLNLFGILAVVGAGIYLADVRPALQQVSGRGRGSSQGPYGPW; encoded by the coding sequence ATGAACTTCATCGGCTCCGCGCAGAGCACCGTGGCGCTCCTCCTCGGCCTCGCCGCCCTGGCCCTCGAGGTGTTCGCGTTCATCGACGCCCTGCGCCACCGCCCGGACGCCTATGTCGCTGCGGGTAAGCGCACCAAGCAGTTCTGGCTGATCGTCACCGGGGTCAGCGCGCTGGTGGGCTTCGTCACCTTCTTCTCACCGCTCAACCTCTTCGGCATCCTCGCAGTCGTCGGCGCCGGCATCTACCTCGCCGACGTGCGCCCCGCGCTGCAGCAGGTGAGCGGCCGCGGGCGTGGCTCGTCCCAGGGCCCCTACGGCCCGTGGTGA